GGCTTAATAAATTTGCGTCTTCGCTTGAGTAAAAGCTTAAAATTTCCTTGCCAAAAAGCTCGATCTGAAACTCATCTGCCCCAAAAAGCAAGAAGTAGTTGCTTAAATTTGCATTTGCTAAATTTAGCTCCAAATCTTTTCTATACATCGATCTTTCTTACTACTTTTGCAAAAATTTTAGCACTTGCGATGTCGGCCTCTGTGATCTTGACGACAAGTTTTTGGAGTAAATTTGCGCTGTATCCTGTTATGAAAATCCTAGCTCCAACAAAATGATCATCAAGCTTGGCAACCAAGACATTTTGGTTTTCGCTCACGTAGCAACGCACCTCTTTGCCAATGTTTGCGGCTGCCCAGCGTGCAAATTTCCTATCCATAAAGTCGTAGGCTACCTTGTCGGCTTCTCTTTCAAGTTCGCTTAAATTTGCGCAGGTGCTTTGGATGTTTAAAAGCAAGAAGTTGTAAAGCTTCTCATCTTTTGAAATTTTAGCCTTTAAAAGTCTGTGCAAAATAAGGTCAGAATAGCGTCTAATAGGGCTTGTAAAGTGTGTGTATCTATCAAATCCAAGCCCGAAGTGGCCTAAATTTTCACTTGAGTACTCAGCTTTTTTTTGAGACTTGATGATGAGCTTATCTATCTCTTCACGGTTGCCTAGCTCGTCGGCTTTTATTTGGATCTTTCTTATCAAATTTGCAAGATCACTCTCGTAGGTAAAGTCAAGCCCCAAAAGTTGTAAATCTTCAAGCAAGGTATCTATCTTTTTAAAATCAGGCGAAGCGTGGTTTCTAAAAACGCCCTTTGTGATGAGCTTTGCGGCAGCTTTATTTGCTAAAAGCATGCAGTCCTCGACAAGTCTATGTGAGTCGGAGTCACTTTCAAACCTAGTTTGAGAAATTTGACCCTCTTCATCAAGACTCATTCTAAGCTCTTTTGTCCTAAAGTCAAATGCATGCAAAAGCCTTTTTTTGCGAAGCTTTGTGGTGGGTTTAAAAAGTGGCTTGATCCATGAAATTTCACACTCTCTTTTGCCTTCTAAAATTTCATCGATCTCATCGTAGTTAAAGCGCCTTTTTGAAAGGATAATCGCTTCAAAAAGCTCCTCTTTTTTTACCTCGTTGTTTGCATCAAGTGAAATTTTAAAACAAAATGCAAGGCGCGGTACATTTGGCTTTAGCGAGCAGATATTTTCACTAAGCGCGCGCGGCAACATCGGTACTGAGATGTGCGGAAAGTAGATAGAAAAGCCTCTTTTTTTAGCCTCGCTATCAATGGCGCTATATGCGGTCACATACTCGCTTACATCAGCGATTGCGACGTAAATTTCACGCTTTTTCTCATCAAAATATATGGCGTCATCAAAGTCTTTGGCATCGACTGGATCGATCGTGCAAAACTCTAAATTTCTTAGATCAACTCTATTTGGATACATGCTAGCATCGACTTCGTCGCCAAAAGCCTTTGCCTCAAGCTCACAAGCCTCGCTAAATTTATCGTTTTTATTATAGATAGCAAGCGAAATTTTCTCATCGCTTAATGGATCTTCTAAATTTCCTAAAACCTCGACTATTTCGTTATTTAGGTTGTTTACCTTAAGTAGCGTCCCAAGTGGGAGCATCTTTAGGCTTTTTTGAGTCGCTTTTAAGGTCGTGCTTAGCCCTGTTTTTAAATTTACTCCTAAAATGGCCGCTCCAAAGCGTTTTGTATAGACCACACTTGTCTCATTGGCAAGCTTTAGGCTCATTACTATTTTAGCGCTTTGGCGTTTTTTCTTAAGCGGCAAAAGCTTTGCTAACACGATATCGCCAAGGTGAGAATTGTTTAAATTTTTATTTTCTACGATTATGTCTTGCTTGAAGCGTTTATCAAACGGCATGATAAAGCCAGTTGCGTTTTGACTGATGTCTAGCTTGCCGCAGACGTAGCCATTGTTTAGGTAAAATTTATCTTTATGGGAGCTTACGGCACCAAGATTTAAGAGATTTCGTAAAATCTCTTTATCTTCGTTTGAAACTTCTTTTTCCTTGATGCCAACTAGTAGTGAGGTTAGAAATTCTTTCACAAATTATCTTTGACTTTAGCGACAGCCATTAAAAACGTATCATGTCCAAAGCCGTATTCGTCAAGAAGAGGTAGGGTATTTTGTATGCTTATATCATCAAGTTGATTAAAGATATTTACAGCTGTTTTTATCACTTTTAGGGCTTTTGCGTAATCTTTTATATGATCTGGTGCCTCTTCTGGATTATTTGAATAGAGTATTGAGCTGCTAAGCTCTGTTTCAAGGTTCCATTGTTCAAAAATTTTAGCAGTAACTTCTTCATTTGACATATCTAAAATTTCTGTTTCAAATAGGGCAAGATCGATTGGGCTAGATATATTTTTAAGTTTTTCTCTAAATTCGGTGTCTTGTTTATTTTCGGCTAATTCGTGAGCAAGAACTATCTTGCCAATCTCAAGCATAAATGAAGCTGGAGAGAGAATTTCTAAGCTTTTAGGATTAACTTTAGAATGCCAATTGTACATCAGTGCATTTTGTATTATCGAGATATTTAAAAAATCTTGTGTAGTAATGCCATAAGGCTCTAAATTTATAGAAAAGCTCTTTTTAATCGTGCTTGAAAGCGCAAAACCTCGAATAGTAGCCATACCAAAAAGAGAAATAGCTCTTGCGATGGTTGTGATCTCTTGAGAAAACCCATAAAGTGGAGAGTTTGCTGAACGCAAGATATTTGCTGTTAGCATCGGATCCTTTTCGACCACTTTTGTAAGATCACTTATTGAGCTGTTTTCATCCGCATGTAAGCGTTGAATTTGTATAACTGTGTCATCTAATGGTGGAAGTGCTTTGATTTTTTTAAAAACTGATTCATTCATTGAGTTATCTCTTTTTTTGAAATTTCAGCGTATTTTATCAAAATAAATTATCATAAAACTTAAAAAGAGTTTCTATATATTTCAGCCGAATTTTTGCTGGCTAAAGTTATAATTTTGCCAAATTTTAATAATAGGAGTAACAATGGCTATAAATGTTTATTATGATAAAGACTGCGATTTAAGCCTTATTCAAAGTAAAAAAGTAGCAATCATTGGCTTTGGTTCACAAGGTCATGCACATGCTGAAAATTTAAGAGATAACGGTGTAAGTGTTGTCATTGGTCTTTCAAAAGGTGGCAAAAGCTGGGCAAAGGCTGAGACAAAAGGCTTTGAGGTAAAAAGCGTAAGCGAAGCTACAAAGGGCGCTGATGTGGTTATGATTTTAACTCCAGATGAGCTTCAAGCAGAAATTTATAAAAATGAGATCGAGCCAAATTTAAAAGATCACGCTGCTATCGCGTTTGGACATGGTTTTAATGTTCATTTTGGCCAGATAAAAGCTCCAGCAAATATAGATGTCATTATGATCGCTCCAAAAGCACCAGGA
The Campylobacter concisus DNA segment above includes these coding regions:
- a CDS encoding RNB domain-containing ribonuclease, giving the protein MKEFLTSLLVGIKEKEVSNEDKEILRNLLNLGAVSSHKDKFYLNNGYVCGKLDISQNATGFIMPFDKRFKQDIIVENKNLNNSHLGDIVLAKLLPLKKKRQSAKIVMSLKLANETSVVYTKRFGAAILGVNLKTGLSTTLKATQKSLKMLPLGTLLKVNNLNNEIVEVLGNLEDPLSDEKISLAIYNKNDKFSEACELEAKAFGDEVDASMYPNRVDLRNLEFCTIDPVDAKDFDDAIYFDEKKREIYVAIADVSEYVTAYSAIDSEAKKRGFSIYFPHISVPMLPRALSENICSLKPNVPRLAFCFKISLDANNEVKKEELFEAIILSKRRFNYDEIDEILEGKRECEISWIKPLFKPTTKLRKKRLLHAFDFRTKELRMSLDEEGQISQTRFESDSDSHRLVEDCMLLANKAAAKLITKGVFRNHASPDFKKIDTLLEDLQLLGLDFTYESDLANLIRKIQIKADELGNREEIDKLIIKSQKKAEYSSENLGHFGLGFDRYTHFTSPIRRYSDLILHRLLKAKISKDEKLYNFLLLNIQSTCANLSELEREADKVAYDFMDRKFARWAAANIGKEVRCYVSENQNVLVAKLDDHFVGARIFITGYSANLLQKLVVKITEADIASAKIFAKVVRKIDV
- a CDS encoding HDOD domain-containing protein, encoding MNESVFKKIKALPPLDDTVIQIQRLHADENSSISDLTKVVEKDPMLTANILRSANSPLYGFSQEITTIARAISLFGMATIRGFALSSTIKKSFSINLEPYGITTQDFLNISIIQNALMYNWHSKVNPKSLEILSPASFMLEIGKIVLAHELAENKQDTEFREKLKNISSPIDLALFETEILDMSNEEVTAKIFEQWNLETELSSSILYSNNPEEAPDHIKDYAKALKVIKTAVNIFNQLDDISIQNTLPLLDEYGFGHDTFLMAVAKVKDNL